One part of the Sphingobacterium sp. LZ7M1 genome encodes these proteins:
- a CDS encoding TonB-dependent siderophore receptor, translating to MSTKKLLFLFCSIPTFAFTQSLNDTTKISEVIIQENRFQIPFNQHSRNIQLLTQKDLKKLPSTSINEVLRYVSGVDIRQRGPFGTQADIGIDGGSFDQTLVLINGVKLSDPQTGHHMLNIPIPLEAIERIEILRGPASRMYGINALTGAVNIVTKQVEHNSVYTHLYAGTSFDKVEETDKEGIYYGTGIQVGGTYYNKSNQHQLYANKEHSNGQRYNTGSDNERIYYQNNLVINSDNRIQMMAGYMNNRFGANGYYAAPGDKNSEELVETFLSSISSQHQLNENWYLNPRFNYRYNDDDYRYFKDDLSKGRSHHYTHSLSGELNAYRQFKYGDLGLGIESRHEKINSSNIGDHSRNNLGFFTEFRSTYFRKFIFNLGAYINYNSDYDWQVFPGLDISYLINDNWKISASSGTSQRIPTFTDLYLNQRPGNIGNPDLKSENAWQNEIGTSYTKGNLSIRAGYFYRDIDNFIDWMRESTDVPYQANNLGNNKTHGIFSNLLYNYQIAERKSLNFNFSYSYLNPSIVNNYKNSIIKYGIESLKHQAIATISFHTGNWNFITANRWLERTSNNSYFVSDARISFQKSKYTIYGDIQNIFDAQYIEVGAVRMPSRWATLGFKYNIKL from the coding sequence ATGTCAACCAAAAAGTTATTATTCCTTTTTTGTTCTATACCTACATTCGCCTTTACACAAAGCTTGAATGATACGACCAAAATCTCAGAGGTCATCATTCAGGAAAACAGATTTCAGATTCCTTTCAATCAACATAGCCGCAATATCCAGCTCTTGACGCAAAAGGACCTTAAGAAATTACCAAGTACAAGTATCAATGAGGTCTTAAGGTACGTGTCTGGCGTAGATATCCGTCAGCGTGGTCCTTTTGGAACCCAAGCAGATATTGGCATCGATGGTGGTAGTTTCGACCAAACGCTGGTATTGATCAATGGTGTTAAATTATCTGATCCACAGACAGGTCACCACATGCTCAATATCCCTATTCCATTAGAAGCAATCGAAAGAATTGAAATCCTCCGTGGGCCTGCCTCCAGGATGTATGGAATCAATGCCCTTACCGGAGCTGTCAATATTGTAACCAAACAAGTGGAACATAATTCAGTATATACCCATCTATATGCAGGTACTTCTTTTGACAAAGTGGAAGAAACCGATAAGGAAGGCATCTACTATGGAACAGGAATTCAAGTTGGTGGAACTTATTATAATAAAAGTAACCAACATCAATTATATGCCAATAAAGAGCATAGCAATGGTCAACGATATAATACAGGATCTGATAACGAAAGAATCTATTATCAAAACAACCTAGTCATAAATTCGGACAACAGGATCCAAATGATGGCTGGCTATATGAACAACAGGTTTGGTGCAAATGGTTATTATGCAGCACCTGGGGATAAAAATTCAGAAGAGTTGGTAGAGACATTTTTATCAAGTATTTCCTCTCAACACCAGCTGAACGAAAACTGGTACCTGAATCCTAGGTTCAATTACCGCTATAATGATGATGATTATAGATACTTTAAAGATGATTTGAGCAAAGGAAGAAGCCATCACTACACACATAGCCTATCAGGGGAATTAAATGCATACAGACAATTTAAATACGGTGATTTGGGATTAGGGATTGAATCAAGACATGAAAAGATCAATAGCTCCAACATTGGAGATCATAGTCGCAATAACCTTGGATTTTTCACTGAATTCCGTTCAACCTATTTTAGGAAGTTTATTTTCAACCTAGGGGCCTATATCAATTACAATTCTGATTACGATTGGCAGGTATTCCCTGGCCTAGATATCAGTTACCTGATCAATGACAACTGGAAAATCTCGGCAAGCAGTGGGACCAGCCAAAGGATCCCAACCTTTACAGACCTGTATCTAAACCAAAGACCCGGAAATATAGGAAATCCAGATCTAAAAAGTGAAAATGCTTGGCAAAACGAAATCGGAACCTCCTATACCAAAGGTAACCTCAGTATAAGGGCGGGCTACTTCTATCGTGATATCGATAACTTTATTGATTGGATGCGTGAAAGTACGGATGTACCTTACCAAGCAAATAATTTAGGGAACAATAAAACCCACGGAATCTTTTCCAATCTATTATACAATTACCAGATTGCTGAAAGAAAAAGCTTGAACTTCAACTTTTCATACAGCTATTTAAACCCTTCTATTGTAAATAATTACAAGAACAGCATAATCAAATACGGAATCGAAAGCTTAAAACATCAGGCTATCGCAACCATTAGCTTCCATACCGGAAACTGGAATTTTATTACTGCAAATCGTTGGCTAGAAAGGACTTCAAACAACTCATATTTTGTGTCCGATGCCCGCATATCATTCCAAAAATCTAAGTATACCATCTACGGCGATATCCAGAATATATTTGATGCACAATACATCGAAGTTGGAGCAGTCCGAATGCCAAGCCGCTGGGCTACTTTAGGGTTTAAGTATAACATTAAATTATAG
- a CDS encoding deoxynucleoside kinase: protein MHIAIVGNIGAGKTTLTELLAKHLNFEPQFEAVENNPYLEDFYSDMKRWAFNLQIFFLNSRFRHIVDLQNREINMIQDRTIYEDAYIFAENLYDMGLMSARDFENYSDIFQSIVNYIKPPDLLIYLRASVPTLVNNIQKRGRDYESGIRLDYLSKLNEKYEKWINNYSEGKLLILDKDNLDFANNQEDLGKIIQKIEAELFGLF, encoded by the coding sequence ATGCATATAGCAATTGTTGGAAATATTGGAGCTGGTAAAACAACCTTAACAGAATTACTTGCCAAACACCTTAACTTTGAGCCTCAATTTGAAGCCGTAGAGAATAACCCTTACCTAGAGGATTTCTATAGCGACATGAAACGATGGGCCTTTAACCTGCAGATTTTCTTCCTAAATTCTAGATTCCGCCATATTGTGGATCTACAGAATAGAGAGATCAACATGATCCAAGATAGAACCATCTATGAGGATGCTTACATCTTTGCAGAAAACTTATATGATATGGGCTTGATGAGTGCCCGCGATTTTGAAAACTATTCCGATATTTTTCAAAGCATTGTTAACTACATCAAACCACCAGATCTTTTGATCTACCTTCGTGCATCCGTACCTACTTTGGTAAACAATATCCAAAAAAGAGGCCGTGACTACGAATCTGGAATACGTTTGGATTATCTTTCTAAGCTGAACGAGAAATACGAAAAATGGATCAATAATTATTCTGAAGGAAAACTATTGATTCTAGATAAGGATAATCTGGATTTTGCCAACAATCAGGAAGATCTCGGAAAAATTATCCAAAAAATAGAAGCCGAACTCTTCGGTTTATTTTAA
- a CDS encoding zinc dependent phospholipase C family protein, with the protein MNQNAIFTLPADLSVFYKKHHYQIREYAINADKRVYIDPAESPRHFIDLDRWDQHDSIQIPWNKAKEKYQEKYLISRGIVPWQIEKSYRQLKKAFFEKDIDRIIKISADLGHYVADAHVPLHTSSNYNGQLTDQIGIHALWETRLPERYSNKYSLYVGPAVYIDDVLGFAWQAVLESHSLLDSVLKIEKDLSNKLPKVLHRSFIQRGQQLQTNYSDFYVTNYHNQLNGMVMRRMKKSIHAIGSIWFTAWVDAGQPDLANTQNLENKIDSIDLKINHIPKGREEWH; encoded by the coding sequence ATGAATCAAAATGCCATTTTCACCCTCCCTGCTGATCTCAGTGTCTTTTATAAGAAACATCACTATCAAATCCGTGAGTATGCCATCAATGCCGATAAAAGGGTTTACATTGACCCAGCGGAGTCACCACGTCACTTTATTGATCTGGATCGTTGGGATCAGCACGATTCTATCCAGATCCCATGGAATAAAGCAAAGGAAAAATATCAGGAAAAATATTTGATCAGCCGTGGAATTGTTCCTTGGCAAATCGAGAAGTCATATCGTCAATTAAAAAAAGCCTTCTTCGAAAAGGATATTGACCGAATTATTAAGATCTCTGCTGATTTAGGTCATTATGTAGCTGATGCCCATGTTCCATTACATACCAGCAGTAATTATAACGGACAGTTAACAGACCAGATTGGAATCCATGCCCTATGGGAAACCCGATTGCCTGAAAGATATAGCAACAAGTATAGTTTATATGTCGGACCGGCGGTCTATATTGATGATGTCCTAGGTTTTGCCTGGCAGGCAGTCCTTGAAAGTCATTCCCTCCTCGATTCCGTATTAAAAATTGAAAAGGATTTGTCAAATAAACTTCCAAAAGTCCTACATCGATCCTTTATCCAGCGAGGTCAACAATTACAAACAAACTACTCCGACTTCTATGTCACAAATTATCATAATCAGTTAAATGGTATGGTCATGCGACGAATGAAAAAATCAATCCATGCCATCGGCTCAATATGGTTTACAGCTTGGGTGGATGCAGGACAGCCTGACCTTGCCAACACTCAAAACCTAGAAAACAAAATTGATAGTATAGACCTTAAGATCAATCATATCCCTAAAGGTCGAGAAGAATGGCATTAG
- a CDS encoding aldo/keto reductase — protein sequence MRMQYNTLGKSELKISEIGLGAMSLVQGHDGTNSYIIKHAQELGINYLDTSDLYDKGKNEELIGRLLEGNRDKWILASKVGNKWKEDGSGWDWAPSKTYILKSVDESLSRLRTDYLDLYQLHGGTIEDPFDEIVEAFELLVQQGKIRYYGISSIRPKVFLNYAKNSHIVSDMMQYSIFDRRPEAYFQELADSGISVLARGTVAQGLLLKKAAQKYLSYSVHEVLEIQREISKIANKLGVNNLALALKYPLLHHPVACSVLGIRTREQINSLDLVVDEMNKIKLHDYQELLANMPEVSY from the coding sequence ATGAGAATGCAATATAATACCTTAGGGAAATCGGAATTAAAGATATCTGAAATTGGACTTGGCGCGATGTCGTTGGTGCAAGGTCATGATGGAACGAATTCTTATATTATTAAGCATGCGCAAGAGCTTGGTATCAATTACCTCGATACATCGGACCTTTATGACAAAGGGAAGAATGAGGAATTGATAGGCAGGTTGCTTGAAGGAAATCGTGATAAATGGATTTTAGCTTCTAAAGTCGGGAATAAGTGGAAAGAGGATGGAAGTGGCTGGGATTGGGCGCCAAGTAAGACCTATATCTTAAAATCTGTTGATGAATCTTTAAGTCGTCTAAGGACTGATTACCTCGATCTTTATCAATTACATGGAGGTACCATTGAGGATCCATTTGATGAAATAGTTGAAGCCTTCGAATTATTGGTTCAGCAGGGAAAGATCCGCTATTACGGTATTTCATCCATTAGGCCAAAGGTGTTCCTAAATTATGCCAAGAATAGCCATATTGTTTCCGATATGATGCAGTACAGTATCTTTGATCGGAGGCCAGAGGCGTATTTTCAGGAACTTGCGGATAGTGGAATTTCTGTATTAGCTCGTGGTACTGTTGCCCAAGGGTTATTGTTAAAAAAAGCTGCCCAGAAATACTTGAGCTATTCCGTTCATGAAGTTCTGGAGATCCAACGTGAAATATCAAAGATAGCAAATAAATTAGGTGTGAATAATTTGGCACTTGCTTTAAAATATCCATTATTACATCATCCTGTAGCCTGCAGTGTACTCGGGATAAGGACTAGGGAGCAAATTAATTCGTTGGACCTGGTTGTTGATGAAATGAATAAGATTAAATTACACGACTATCAGGAATTGTTGGCTAATATGCCCGAAGTTAGTTATTAA
- a CDS encoding SDR family oxidoreductase, which produces MQIDLTGKKALVGGATSGIGKAIAMELAACGAEVTLMSRNEDKLKEVLMELSAVNGQKHGYLQTDFMDFEQHQANLSAYFNAHQVDILVNNTNGPAAGDVSHKNIGDYQQAFDLLFKNAVYTSELALKGMRSSGFGRIINVSSLTVKEPQDGLVLSNTMRVALVSWSKSLSKAVAADGITVNSILTGYFATDRLYDLMNIQAKNEGVSLETIEKRRIESMPIKRLGKPEEYGYLAAFLASPYANFLTGASIPLDGGLSNVVF; this is translated from the coding sequence ATGCAAATTGATTTAACAGGTAAAAAGGCCTTAGTTGGTGGTGCTACTTCGGGAATCGGGAAAGCAATTGCCATGGAATTGGCGGCATGTGGAGCTGAAGTCACCCTGATGTCCAGGAATGAGGATAAGTTAAAGGAAGTTTTAATGGAACTCTCGGCGGTAAATGGCCAGAAACATGGTTATCTGCAAACCGACTTTATGGACTTTGAGCAGCACCAAGCCAATTTATCGGCTTATTTTAATGCGCATCAGGTAGATATCCTGGTGAACAATACCAATGGACCAGCAGCAGGAGATGTCTCCCATAAAAATATCGGAGATTATCAGCAGGCCTTTGATCTGTTGTTCAAAAACGCTGTTTATACCTCTGAATTAGCCTTGAAAGGTATGCGTTCCTCAGGTTTTGGACGTATTATCAATGTTTCCTCCCTGACCGTGAAAGAACCTCAGGATGGCCTAGTGCTTTCCAATACGATGCGGGTCGCCTTAGTCAGTTGGAGTAAATCACTTTCAAAAGCGGTTGCTGCAGATGGAATTACAGTCAATTCCATTTTGACAGGTTATTTTGCAACGGATAGACTTTATGACCTGATGAATATTCAGGCAAAAAATGAGGGAGTTTCCTTAGAGACGATTGAAAAGCGACGGATTGAAAGTATGCCTATCAAACGATTGGGTAAACCGGAAGAATATGGTTATTTAGCAGCTTTCTTAGCTTCTCCTTATGCCAACTTCTTGACTGGAGCCTCCATTCCATTGGATGGCGGTCTTTCCAATGTCGTCTTTTAG
- the trpS gene encoding tryptophan--tRNA ligase: protein METVVSGIRSTGKLHLGNYYGALKNFVKMQDEYNCFFFIADLHSLTTHPTPHGLKETVRNVVVEYLAAGLDPEKSTIYVQSDVPEVAELYLYMNMNAYLGELERSTAFKDKVRANPNNVNAGLLTYPVLMACDILIHHGTKVPVGKDQEQHLEMTRTFSNRFNRLYEVDYFKEAFAFSYADKLIKIPGLSGQGKMGKSNGEADCIYLSDAEEVIRKKIMRAVTDAGPTEQNQVKPEAVQNLFDLMNVVSTADTVQHFDGLYNKAEIRYGDFKKQLAEDMVNATSEVRARIQEISEDDAYIAKVIKMGAEKAQASAQKTMKEVREIIGLKNLY from the coding sequence ATGGAAACCGTTGTTAGTGGTATTAGAAGTACCGGAAAATTACACCTTGGAAATTATTATGGGGCATTGAAAAATTTCGTCAAAATGCAAGACGAATACAATTGCTTCTTTTTTATTGCAGATTTACACTCTTTAACGACTCATCCTACTCCACATGGCCTCAAAGAAACTGTACGCAATGTGGTGGTAGAATACCTTGCCGCTGGATTAGACCCCGAAAAATCAACTATATACGTTCAATCTGATGTACCTGAAGTTGCTGAACTCTATCTATACATGAATATGAACGCCTATTTAGGTGAACTGGAAAGATCTACAGCATTTAAGGATAAGGTTAGAGCAAACCCTAATAATGTCAATGCAGGTCTATTGACATATCCTGTCCTTATGGCCTGTGATATCTTGATCCACCACGGAACTAAAGTGCCTGTAGGAAAAGATCAAGAACAACATCTGGAAATGACCAGGACCTTTTCAAACAGGTTCAACCGTCTGTATGAGGTAGATTATTTCAAAGAAGCATTTGCATTCAGTTATGCAGACAAGCTCATCAAGATCCCAGGACTATCTGGCCAAGGTAAAATGGGAAAATCAAACGGTGAAGCCGATTGTATCTATCTTTCCGACGCCGAGGAAGTAATCCGTAAAAAAATTATGCGCGCGGTAACCGATGCTGGTCCTACGGAACAGAACCAAGTAAAACCTGAAGCTGTACAAAACCTCTTCGATTTGATGAATGTCGTATCTACTGCTGATACCGTTCAACACTTCGATGGATTATATAATAAAGCCGAAATCCGCTACGGTGATTTCAAAAAACAACTTGCTGAAGATATGGTAAATGCCACCAGTGAAGTGAGAGCACGAATCCAAGAAATCAGTGAGGATGATGCTTACATTGCCAAAGTCATAAAAATGGGCGCTGAAAAAGCCCAGGCAAGTGCCCAAAAAACAATGAAAGAAGTTCGCGAAATTATCGGTTTAAAAAATTTGTATTAG
- a CDS encoding DUF3307 domain-containing protein — MLISHILGDFVFQPKSWVDKRRTHIQYLFYHVAVHAGLLILFFINDLGNKWQSILFLVAAHLAIDSLKIGWEQKWPSNPVRIFLVDQALHIASIFAVYYFNNMAAFQDILTNMNWNHVLLYTIAILLIVFVIPIVIRVFFSKWNKEVEFNSKRKETLFDAGTIIGILERAMILGFVLLGLNEGIGFLLAAKSIFRFGDLTNAKDTKFTEYVLIGTLLSFGLGMLVAFGLKYLLTII, encoded by the coding sequence ATGTTGATATCCCACATTTTAGGGGATTTTGTTTTTCAGCCGAAATCGTGGGTTGATAAACGTAGGACACATATTCAATATTTGTTTTATCATGTTGCGGTGCATGCAGGTCTATTGATATTATTTTTTATCAATGATCTGGGCAATAAATGGCAAAGTATCCTTTTCCTGGTTGCGGCACATTTAGCTATCGACAGCCTAAAAATAGGTTGGGAACAAAAATGGCCCTCGAATCCTGTCCGAATTTTCCTGGTAGACCAAGCCTTGCATATAGCGAGTATTTTTGCTGTCTATTATTTTAATAATATGGCTGCCTTCCAGGATATTTTAACAAATATGAACTGGAACCATGTGCTGCTCTATACCATAGCCATATTGTTGATCGTATTTGTAATACCAATTGTGATCCGTGTGTTTTTCAGCAAGTGGAATAAGGAAGTTGAGTTCAACAGTAAGCGAAAAGAAACCTTATTTGATGCCGGGACCATTATTGGAATCTTGGAAAGAGCAATGATATTGGGCTTTGTGCTGCTTGGCTTGAATGAGGGGATTGGGTTCTTGCTGGCAGCTAAATCAATATTTAGGTTCGGGGACCTAACGAATGCGAAGGATACAAAATTTACAGAGTATGTACTGATCGGAACTTTGTTAAGTTTTGGACTTGGTATGTTGGTCGCATTTGGCTTAAAATATCTACTAACAATAATATAA
- a CDS encoding glycosyltransferase family protein — MKILYAVQGTGNGHLCRAIDIIPCLQEYGQVDVLISGIQADIDLPFEVKYRYHGLSFIFGKSGGVDLWKTFMSSTVRKFVKEVNSVPVEDYDLVINDFEPISAWGCYFKEKNCIGLSHQIGAFDPSSPKPEESDMLGKFIMKNYAPSNISYGFHFKSYASHIFTPVIRQSVRELEPKDLGHYTVYLPSYDDSHLLKHLSRFTDVKWEVFSKHNKKPFRLKNVSINPINSDAFVQSMAESSGVLCGAGFETPAEALYLGKKLLVIPMKNQYEQHLNAASLEEIGVPVIKSLKKKSELDIESWLNAKSKVNVDYQDCTAEIIDKIIKNHKP; from the coding sequence ATGAAAATATTATATGCTGTTCAAGGGACTGGAAATGGGCATTTATGTCGAGCTATCGATATTATTCCATGTCTTCAGGAATACGGTCAGGTCGATGTTCTAATCAGTGGCATACAAGCCGATATCGATTTGCCATTTGAAGTCAAATATCGATATCATGGATTGAGCTTTATTTTTGGCAAGTCTGGTGGTGTAGACCTTTGGAAGACCTTTATGAGTTCAACAGTCCGGAAATTTGTCAAGGAAGTGAATTCTGTTCCAGTGGAAGACTATGATTTGGTAATCAATGATTTTGAACCTATTTCTGCTTGGGGATGTTATTTTAAAGAAAAGAACTGTATTGGATTAAGTCATCAGATCGGTGCTTTTGATCCTTCGAGTCCTAAACCTGAGGAGTCGGACATGTTGGGGAAATTCATCATGAAGAATTATGCTCCATCGAATATTTCCTATGGTTTTCACTTTAAGTCCTATGCATCCCATATCTTCACTCCAGTAATCAGGCAGTCCGTAAGAGAATTGGAACCTAAGGATCTTGGGCATTATACGGTATATTTACCTTCTTATGATGATTCCCATTTATTAAAGCACCTATCACGTTTTACGGATGTAAAATGGGAGGTTTTTTCGAAACATAACAAGAAGCCATTTAGACTAAAGAATGTGTCCATCAATCCTATCAATTCGGATGCTTTTGTACAGAGTATGGCAGAATCTTCAGGCGTTTTATGTGGTGCAGGATTTGAAACTCCTGCGGAAGCCCTATATTTAGGGAAGAAATTATTGGTGATTCCAATGAAGAACCAATATGAGCAACATTTAAATGCAGCATCTCTGGAGGAAATTGGCGTACCTGTGATCAAAAGTCTAAAGAAGAAATCTGAGTTGGACATTGAATCTTGGTTAAATGCAAAATCTAAGGTAAACGTGGATTACCAAGACTGTACGGCAGAGATAATCGATAAAATAATAAAAAACCATAAACCATAA
- a CDS encoding PPK2 family polyphosphate kinase, with translation MGNYAKRLTAKSNFKLNEHPTSIKDEITKDDAKLELKELRKKIAALQDKMYADDRYSVLICLQGMDTSGKDSLIREVFKEMNVRGVVVESFKTPTEIELQHDYLWRHEIKLPEKGKFTVFNRTHYENVLVTRVHPEYLLNERIPHITDPQNLPDDFWEMRFQQINNFEERLTQNGMIVFKFFLNVSKEEQRDRLLSRLEEEEKNWKFSPGDLKERALWSKYMECYEDAIKNTSKKHAPWYVIPSDSKPISRFLVAKIIYEVLSTYKDIKYPEMPEEIEEHKKKYKEQLEAE, from the coding sequence ATGGGAAACTATGCAAAAAGGCTAACGGCAAAAAGCAATTTCAAACTAAATGAACATCCCACCAGTATAAAAGATGAGATAACAAAGGATGACGCAAAGCTTGAATTAAAGGAATTAAGAAAGAAAATAGCTGCTCTTCAGGACAAAATGTATGCAGATGACCGATATTCAGTTTTGATTTGTCTGCAAGGGATGGATACTTCTGGTAAGGATTCCTTGATTCGAGAAGTCTTCAAGGAAATGAATGTACGCGGGGTAGTTGTTGAAAGCTTCAAAACACCAACAGAAATCGAACTACAACATGATTATTTATGGCGACATGAAATCAAGTTGCCAGAAAAAGGGAAATTCACGGTATTCAATCGGACCCATTACGAAAATGTATTGGTAACAAGGGTACACCCTGAATACCTTCTGAACGAAAGGATTCCTCATATCACTGATCCTCAAAATTTACCAGATGATTTTTGGGAAATGCGCTTCCAGCAAATCAACAACTTTGAAGAACGATTGACACAAAATGGTATGATTGTCTTCAAGTTCTTTTTGAATGTCAGCAAGGAGGAACAACGTGACAGACTTCTGAGCCGATTGGAGGAGGAAGAAAAAAACTGGAAATTCTCTCCTGGAGACTTAAAGGAAAGAGCACTGTGGAGTAAATATATGGAATGCTATGAGGATGCCATCAAGAATACCAGCAAAAAACATGCACCTTGGTATGTTATTCCTTCAGATTCTAAACCAATCAGTAGATTCTTGGTCGCAAAGATTATTTACGAAGTACTTTCAACATATAAGGATATCAAATATCCTGAAATGCCAGAAGAGATCGAAGAACACAAGAAAAAATACAAAGAACAGTTGGAAGCCGAATAG
- the kdsB gene encoding 3-deoxy-manno-octulosonate cytidylyltransferase, translating to MKVIGIIPARYDSTRFPGKPLVDIAGMTMIQRVYNQVKHAASLSEVVVATDDQRIFDHVKSFAGNVVMTKKEHQSGTDRCAEVINNISGFDIAINIQGDEPFIDPQQIDLLVSCFQRPEVEIATLVRPIQELSDLENVNKPKVVLNQKSEALYFSRQAIPYMRGADIKEWLSKETYYNHIGIYGFKVETLKELARLPISKLETTESLEQLRWLDNGYRIQTAVSTHINDAIDSPEDLQDILKKYFSK from the coding sequence ATGAAAGTAATTGGAATAATACCTGCTCGATACGATTCAACAAGATTTCCCGGAAAACCGCTGGTGGATATCGCCGGAATGACCATGATCCAGCGAGTTTACAACCAAGTAAAACATGCCGCCTCACTCAGCGAAGTCGTTGTCGCTACGGATGACCAAAGGATATTCGACCATGTGAAAAGTTTTGCGGGCAATGTCGTCATGACTAAAAAAGAACACCAATCTGGTACTGATCGCTGTGCTGAGGTCATCAATAACATCTCGGGTTTTGATATCGCCATCAATATTCAAGGTGATGAACCTTTTATTGATCCTCAACAGATTGATTTACTGGTTTCCTGCTTCCAAAGACCTGAAGTAGAAATTGCAACCCTTGTCCGTCCGATTCAAGAACTTTCGGATCTGGAAAATGTAAATAAGCCGAAGGTGGTATTAAACCAAAAAAGCGAAGCATTGTATTTCTCTAGGCAGGCAATCCCCTATATGAGAGGTGCTGACATCAAAGAATGGCTCTCCAAAGAAACCTATTACAATCATATTGGCATCTATGGTTTTAAGGTTGAAACTTTAAAGGAATTAGCCAGGTTACCTATATCTAAACTTGAAACGACAGAATCTTTGGAACAGCTCCGCTGGTTAGATAATGGCTACAGGATCCAAACTGCGGTATCTACCCATATTAACGATGCCATCGATAGCCCCGAAGATCTACAGGATATCCTCAAAAAATATTTCAGCAAATAA
- a CDS encoding FKBP-type peptidyl-prolyl cis-trans isomerase: MKYILGIFFCLAISSQSQAQALSNANDSLSYALGQDLGSYIKRMDLPINKAKLLQAIGDVLEGKDPLFKDEDREQIIRDGLQKIQDEKSAGLKKSAEEFLTKNKSKAGVKVTPEGVQYEVLKEGTGLNPSLTDTVKVHYIGKVHTGETFDNSYERGEPLDLELDNVIEGWKIGIPLMKKGAKYRFFIPYNLGYGERGSGPIPPYSTLIFDVELLDIKSPNENAI, encoded by the coding sequence ATGAAGTACATTTTAGGAATCTTTTTTTGTTTAGCAATAAGTTCGCAAAGTCAGGCACAGGCCTTATCAAATGCCAATGATTCTTTGTCTTATGCTTTAGGCCAAGACTTAGGGTCATATATCAAAAGGATGGATCTGCCTATCAATAAGGCGAAATTGTTACAAGCAATAGGAGATGTGCTGGAAGGTAAGGATCCATTATTTAAGGATGAAGACCGAGAGCAGATAATCCGTGATGGATTACAGAAGATCCAGGACGAAAAGAGTGCAGGATTAAAGAAATCTGCGGAAGAATTCTTGACAAAAAATAAAAGCAAAGCTGGAGTAAAGGTGACTCCTGAGGGAGTGCAATATGAAGTCCTAAAAGAGGGAACAGGATTGAACCCTTCATTGACCGATACTGTAAAGGTTCATTATATTGGAAAGGTCCATACTGGAGAAACCTTTGATAATTCCTATGAACGTGGTGAGCCATTGGACCTTGAATTGGATAATGTAATTGAAGGATGGAAAATCGGTATCCCCTTGATGAAAAAAGGAGCAAAATATAGATTTTTCATTCCTTATAATTTAGGCTATGGAGAACGTGGCAGTGGTCCAATTCCTCCATACAGTACGTTGATCTTTGATGTGGAACTATTGGATATAAAATCCCCAAATGAGAATGCAATATAA